GGATCATCCGCACATACTCCGGTTACAGCTCGGCCAAGGTATCCAATGCGCTTTATCGCGCGAACCTCGCCAAGGGCCAGACCGGGCTGAGCGTGGCCTTCGATCTGCCGACCCAGACCGGTTACGACAGCGATCACCCGCTGGCGAGGGGCGAAGTCGGCAAGGTCGGCGTTCCGATCGGCAACATCAGCGACATGCAGACGCTGTTCGACGGGATCCCTCTCGATCGCATGAACACGTCGATGACGATCAATGCGACCGGAGCATGGCTGCTCGCTCTCTATGTGGCGGTCGCCGACCGCCAGGGCGTAAAGCCCGCGGTGCTGCAGGGCACCATCCAGAACGACATCATCAAGGAATATCTGTCGCGCGGGACCTACGTATTTCCGCCGGCGCCGTCGATGCGCCTTGCCGCCGACATCATCTCGTACACGGTGAGCGAGATTCCCAAGTGGAACCCCATCAACATCTGCAGCTACCATCTGCAGGAAGCCGGCGCGACGCCGGTCGAAGAGCTGGCGTTCACGCTCGCCAACGCGCAGGCGGTTCTCGACGAGGTGCATTCGCGCGGGCTCGACGTGGATGCGATGGGCCAGGTGTTCACGCGCATCTCGTTCTTCGTCAACGCGAGCATCCGGTTCATCGAAGAGATCTGCAAGATGCGCGCGTTCACGACCGCGTGGGACGAGATCGGGGCGAAGCGCTACGGCATCAAGGATCCGAAGCTGCGGCGTTTCCGTTACGGCGTGCAGGTCAACTCGCTCGGTCTTACCGAACAGCAGCCCGAGAACAACGCGATCCGTATCGCGCTCGAAATGCTCGGCGTCGTGCTTTCGCGCGATGCACGCGCCCGCGCGGTGCAGCTTCCCGCGTGGAACGAAGCGCTCGGCCTGCCGCGGCCGTGGGACCAGCAGTGGTCGCTGCGCACACAGCAGATCATGGCGTACGAAACCGACATCCTCGAGTACGAGGACATCTTCAACGGATCAGCCGTCATCCAGCGCAAGGTCGACGAGCTTCTCGCCGAAGCCCGTGAGGAGCTCGCGCGCATCGAGGAGCTCGGCGGCGCCGTCAAGGCCGTCGAGTCGAGCTACTTCAAGCAGCGCCTGGTCGAATCGAATGCGCGTCGCGTGCGCCGTATCGAGTCGGGCGAGCAGAAAGTGGTCGGCGTCAACTGCTTCGAACAGACCGAGGAATCTCCGCTGACCGCCGACCTCGAGGGAGCGATCTTCCGCAGCGACCCGCGCGCCGAGCAGGAGCAGATCGAGCGCCTGCATGCGTTTCGCGTGTCACGCAATGCCAAGGATGCCGACGATGCACTGCGCGCGCTCGGCGATGCCGTGCGCGCCGGCAGCAACGTGATGGAAGCGTCGATCCGCTGCGCGCATGCCGGCGTCACGACCGGCGAATGGTCGGACCGGCTGCGCGAAATCTTCGGGGAGTACCGCGCGCCGACGGGCGTCTCGGGTCAGGCGAGCGCCGCGGGCGAGGATCTTTCCGAGCTGCGCTCGCGGCTCGCGCTGCTGTCCTCGCGGATCGGACACACGCCGCGATTCCTGGTCGGCAAGCCGGGGCTGGACGGCCACAGCAACGGCGCCGAGCAGATTGCCGTGCGGGCCCGGGACGTCGGCATGGACGTCATCTACCAGGGCATTCGCCTGACCGTCGAAGAGATCGTCGCCACTGCGCAGGAAGAAGACGTCGATGCGATCGGCCTCAGCATCCTTTCGGGATCGCATATGGCCTTGGTGCCGGCGATGCTCGAGCAGCTGTCGAAGGCCGGCATGTCCGACGTCCCGCTGATCATTGGCGGAATCATCCCCGAAGATGACGCGAGGGCGCTCAGGAATCTCGGGGTGGCGGGAGTCTATACGCCGAAGAACTTCGAGCTGACGCGGATCATGAGCGACATCGTGGCCATGATCGAGCAGCGCCAGGCGGCCTGACCCCCGCATTCGGACCATCAATGG
This sequence is a window from Candidatus Limnocylindrales bacterium. Protein-coding genes within it:
- a CDS encoding protein meaA — translated: MEKRDQPWIIRTYSGYSSAKVSNALYRANLAKGQTGLSVAFDLPTQTGYDSDHPLARGEVGKVGVPIGNISDMQTLFDGIPLDRMNTSMTINATGAWLLALYVAVADRQGVKPAVLQGTIQNDIIKEYLSRGTYVFPPAPSMRLAADIISYTVSEIPKWNPINICSYHLQEAGATPVEELAFTLANAQAVLDEVHSRGLDVDAMGQVFTRISFFVNASIRFIEEICKMRAFTTAWDEIGAKRYGIKDPKLRRFRYGVQVNSLGLTEQQPENNAIRIALEMLGVVLSRDARARAVQLPAWNEALGLPRPWDQQWSLRTQQIMAYETDILEYEDIFNGSAVIQRKVDELLAEAREELARIEELGGAVKAVESSYFKQRLVESNARRVRRIESGEQKVVGVNCFEQTEESPLTADLEGAIFRSDPRAEQEQIERLHAFRVSRNAKDADDALRALGDAVRAGSNVMEASIRCAHAGVTTGEWSDRLREIFGEYRAPTGVSGQASAAGEDLSELRSRLALLSSRIGHTPRFLVGKPGLDGHSNGAEQIAVRARDVGMDVIYQGIRLTVEEIVATAQEEDVDAIGLSILSGSHMALVPAMLEQLSKAGMSDVPLIIGGIIPEDDARALRNLGVAGVYTPKNFELTRIMSDIVAMIEQRQAA